From Aliarcobacter butzleri, the proteins below share one genomic window:
- the asnB gene encoding asparagine synthase (glutamine-hydrolyzing), with protein sequence MCGILGTNFLNERFDKSLELLHHRGPDFQNSIKIGNKQFGHTRLAIIDLDEEANQPMVFDDILLVFNGEIYNYKELIHVEHLECKTKSDSEVLIRLYQKYGFDFLDKLNGMFSFCIYDMKKDLYFCARDRYGKKPFFYYFKDNKFIFSSSVKSILNLLDYKPNLNKVALSKYMQYFVSFGEDSFYQDIFKLEASTYLIYEPNKSRELQKKKYYKINTYKAIKDEKQALNDIEELLFKSVEYRLNSDVEVASLLSGGIDSSLISALYTKISGNKINTFSIGYDEYKNYCELDYAQITAKHINSNHHPVEINQKEYINHFEQTLDMLEEPHGDTAAIPLNILTKQIHKAGIKTVLSGEGSDEIFLGYDNYAKFLKYYDFEKSLSNEQNLFLNDIIGALQNNTKESEYLRRIVKKQNLYNSFGEIYTDIQRKRLFKKVPTFKSETAKQDPVDWMSYIDLKIWLGESLLSKVDRISMGNSLEVRTPFLDFNLVNYMFSVESHIKVGDTNKYLLKKIASKYIPETIINRTKKGFNSPFNEWLNKEYKNKILDVIVEVNNQTNLFNHEYILHIYELSKSNKFKQHLYSLFVFSLWYKKEYL encoded by the coding sequence GGTTTTTGATGATATTTTGCTTGTTTTTAATGGTGAGATTTATAATTATAAAGAATTGATTCACGTGGAACATTTAGAGTGTAAAACGAAAAGTGATAGTGAAGTATTAATCAGACTTTATCAAAAATATGGATTTGACTTTTTAGATAAATTAAATGGAATGTTTTCTTTTTGTATTTATGATATGAAAAAAGATTTATATTTTTGTGCACGTGATAGATATGGTAAAAAACCATTTTTCTACTATTTTAAAGATAATAAGTTTATATTTTCATCAAGTGTTAAATCAATTTTAAATCTACTTGATTATAAACCAAATCTAAATAAAGTTGCTCTTTCTAAATATATGCAATATTTTGTATCTTTTGGTGAAGATTCATTCTATCAAGATATTTTTAAACTTGAAGCATCTACATATCTTATTTATGAGCCAAATAAAAGCCGTGAGCTTCAAAAGAAGAAATATTACAAGATAAACACATATAAAGCTATAAAAGATGAAAAACAAGCTTTAAATGATATTGAGGAGCTTTTATTTAAAAGTGTTGAATATAGATTAAATAGTGATGTTGAAGTTGCTTCCCTTCTAAGTGGTGGAATTGATAGTTCTTTAATCTCTGCACTTTATACAAAAATATCAGGAAATAAAATAAATACCTTTAGTATTGGTTATGATGAATATAAAAATTATTGTGAGTTAGATTATGCACAAATTACTGCTAAACATATAAACTCAAATCACCATCCAGTTGAAATAAATCAAAAAGAGTATATAAATCATTTTGAGCAAACACTTGATATGCTTGAAGAGCCTCATGGAGATACTGCTGCAATTCCTTTAAATATCTTAACAAAACAGATACATAAAGCTGGAATAAAAACTGTATTATCTGGTGAAGGAAGTGATGAGATATTTTTAGGTTATGATAACTATGCGAAATTTTTAAAATATTATGACTTTGAAAAGAGTCTGTCAAATGAACAAAATCTTTTTTTAAATGATATTATTGGAGCTTTACAAAATAATACTAAAGAGAGTGAATATCTAAGAAGAATTGTAAAAAAACAAAATCTTTATAACTCTTTTGGAGAAATATATACCGATATTCAAAGAAAGAGATTATTCAAAAAAGTTCCAACATTTAAAAGTGAAACTGCAAAACAAGATCCAGTTGATTGGATGAGTTATATTGATTTAAAAATATGGCTTGGAGAATCTCTTTTATCAAAAGTTGATAGAATATCTATGGGAAATTCCTTAGAAGTTAGAACACCCTTTTTAGACTTTAATTTAGTAAATTATATGTTTAGTGTTGAATCACACATAAAAGTTGGTGATACAAATAAATATTTATTAAAGAAAATTGCATCTAAATATATTCCAGAAACAATAATCAATAGAACAAAAAAAGGATTTAATTCACCTTTTAATGAGTGGTTAAATAAAGAGTACAAAAATAAAATTCTTGATGTGATAGTTGAAGTAAATAATCAAACAAATCTTTTTAATCATGAGTATATTTTACATATTTACGAGCTGTCAAAATCAAATAAATTTAAACAACATCTTTATTCTCTTTTTGTTTTTTCTTTATGGTATAAGAAAGAATATTTGTAG